The following proteins are co-located in the Synechococcus sp. PROS-U-1 genome:
- the cysC gene encoding adenylyl-sulfate kinase has protein sequence MTASPTYGELTNQGASTNIAWHEASVGRDERSKQRGHRSAILWFTGLSGSGKSTLANAVNAALFERGLATYVLDGDNIRHGLCKDLGFSDADREENIRRIGEVAKLFLDAGVIVLTAFVSPFRADRDKARDLVEDGDFLEVYCAADLDVCESRDPKGLYAKARAGQIKEFTGISSPYEAPETPELKIDTGKQDLSDSVDLVIKALQERGVIPAA, from the coding sequence ATGACCGCCAGCCCCACCTACGGAGAACTCACCAACCAGGGTGCGTCCACCAACATCGCCTGGCACGAAGCCTCCGTCGGCCGAGACGAGCGGTCGAAACAGCGCGGCCACCGCAGCGCCATCCTCTGGTTCACGGGACTTTCCGGTTCCGGCAAGAGCACCCTGGCCAATGCTGTGAACGCAGCTCTGTTTGAACGGGGGCTCGCCACCTATGTGCTGGATGGGGACAACATCCGCCATGGCCTCTGCAAGGACCTGGGCTTCTCCGATGCTGACCGTGAAGAGAACATCCGTCGCATCGGTGAAGTAGCCAAGTTGTTCCTGGATGCCGGCGTCATCGTGCTGACCGCCTTCGTCTCCCCCTTCCGCGCTGATCGCGACAAAGCCCGTGACCTTGTGGAAGACGGTGACTTCCTTGAGGTGTACTGCGCCGCCGATCTCGATGTCTGCGAATCCCGCGATCCCAAAGGCCTCTACGCCAAAGCACGGGCGGGTCAAATCAAGGAATTCACAGGCATCTCCAGCCCCTACGAGGCACCGGAGACGCCCGAGCTGAAGATCGATACCGGCAAACAGGATCTGTCCGACTCCGTAGACCTGGTAATCAAAGCGCTCCAGGAGCGGGGGGTGATTCCGGCAGCCTGA
- a CDS encoding DUF3352 domain-containing protein, which translates to MKARSFLSAVGAVLLTLILLAGGLLWTMDRQSPLHLAEQPLHLPRAARFVPRDADLSLHWLTDPGRLPSYVQAVAPASERRDARDGARQWREGVFALAGLQFGLELEPWLGKEVSLTLTDGAANAGWVLALTSRDDDGARRFLQRFWQTRSLAGTDLQISSYRGIGVISGQGALVGREPHPLATALIDDDLLLVASGRGVLEQALDVSQLPDQHQLGDERLLRQVADLGEGVAVLTASPHALQHWLQLPEVLAQRDDLSGLVASLRPEGSTLAVDGRLGFQQAIASAPWTELRDLTASAGGHGRWLAQLQSPARLLDPDESHPLAQWFGPVLAQQLRGQPAADAVVQSDDGPLLWQDQPEGWLLATRPQSPSRDVVDERLQTQGLTRSELDGDGEVLSVWTRLVRQRGRQPGVDAQLAVAQVGSSSLNWWGESLMALAQRQNGRALQPLVNQWQELASASQPVEALLLADAPARSLLGQWRPWGLLQVMAGRPLQDQVRGLAVAVDADRQEQGGTEIPLHARLELG; encoded by the coding sequence ATGAAGGCCCGCTCCTTCCTCAGCGCTGTCGGCGCTGTGCTGCTGACGCTGATTCTTCTGGCGGGTGGTCTGCTCTGGACCATGGATCGCCAGAGCCCCCTGCATCTGGCGGAGCAGCCGTTGCATCTGCCCCGGGCGGCCCGCTTTGTGCCGAGGGATGCCGATTTGTCCCTGCACTGGCTGACCGATCCCGGGCGTCTGCCCTCTTATGTCCAGGCGGTCGCGCCTGCGTCGGAACGTCGCGATGCCCGTGATGGTGCACGGCAGTGGCGGGAAGGGGTTTTCGCGTTGGCGGGCCTGCAGTTTGGTCTTGAGCTGGAGCCCTGGCTCGGCAAGGAAGTCAGTCTCACCCTCACCGATGGGGCTGCCAATGCTGGCTGGGTTTTGGCTTTGACCAGTCGGGATGACGATGGCGCCAGGCGCTTTTTGCAACGGTTCTGGCAGACCCGCAGCCTGGCGGGTACCGATCTGCAGATCAGCAGTTACCGAGGCATCGGCGTTATTAGCGGTCAGGGGGCCTTGGTGGGGCGTGAACCCCACCCCCTGGCCACCGCCTTAATTGATGACGATCTGCTCCTGGTGGCCTCTGGGCGAGGCGTGCTGGAGCAAGCCCTCGATGTTTCCCAGCTCCCGGATCAGCATCAACTGGGGGATGAACGTTTGCTCCGTCAGGTGGCTGACCTCGGGGAGGGAGTGGCTGTGCTGACGGCGTCTCCCCATGCCCTTCAGCATTGGTTGCAGCTCCCTGAGGTGTTGGCCCAGCGCGACGATCTGAGTGGACTGGTGGCTTCGCTTCGGCCGGAGGGCTCGACCCTGGCGGTGGATGGGCGACTTGGGTTTCAGCAAGCGATTGCCTCGGCCCCATGGACTGAACTGAGGGATCTCACCGCTTCGGCTGGTGGACATGGCCGCTGGCTGGCCCAGCTGCAGAGTCCAGCACGCCTGCTGGATCCCGACGAAAGCCATCCACTGGCCCAGTGGTTCGGCCCGGTTCTGGCGCAGCAGTTACGGGGCCAGCCTGCTGCAGATGCTGTTGTTCAGTCGGATGACGGACCTCTTCTCTGGCAGGACCAGCCCGAGGGCTGGCTTTTGGCCACCCGCCCGCAAAGTCCTTCCAGGGATGTTGTGGATGAGCGTCTTCAAACTCAGGGCCTAACCCGCTCTGAGCTGGATGGCGATGGCGAGGTCTTGAGTGTGTGGACGCGTCTGGTGCGTCAGCGGGGACGCCAGCCTGGAGTGGATGCCCAGTTGGCCGTGGCCCAGGTCGGCTCCTCTTCTCTGAACTGGTGGGGTGAGTCGTTGATGGCTCTGGCGCAGCGTCAGAACGGACGTGCCCTTCAGCCTCTCGTGAACCAGTGGCAGGAGCTCGCATCGGCCTCCCAACCCGTGGAGGCTCTTCTTCTGGCGGATGCCCCGGCTCGATCACTGTTGGGGCAATGGCGGCCATGGGGGCTGCTTCAGGTGATGGCTGGACGGCCCCTGCAGGACCAGGTCCGGGGCCTGGCAGTCGCCGTCGATGCTGATCGCCAGGAGCAGGGCGGCACCGAGATTCCTTTGCATGCCCGCCTCGAACTCGGCTGA
- the nuoH gene encoding NADH-quinone oxidoreductase subunit NuoH — protein MSPGLDLELSFSQALQGLGLSPEVARLLWLPLPMLLVLVAAVVGVLVSVWLERKISAAVQQRIGPEYAGALGVLQPLADGLKLLVKEDIIPARADSLLFTLGPVLVVVPVIISWLIIPFGQNLLISNVGVGIFLWISFSSIQPIGLLMSGYASNNKYSLLGGLRAAAQSISYEIPLALAVLAIVMMSNSLSTVDIVGQQTGAGILSWNIWRQPVGFLIFWICALAECERLPFDLPEAEEELVAGYQTEYAGMKFALFYLAGYINLVLSAVLVSVLYLGGWGFPIPVEWLAGWLNQPIDAPVVQVITGTVGIVMTVLKAYLLVFVAILLRWTTPRVRIDQLLDLGWKFLLPLSLVNLLVTAALKLAFPVAFGG, from the coding sequence GTGAGTCCGGGACTTGACCTGGAATTGAGCTTTAGCCAGGCGCTGCAAGGCTTAGGCCTCTCTCCAGAAGTGGCGAGGCTGCTTTGGTTGCCGCTGCCCATGCTGCTGGTCCTGGTGGCTGCAGTTGTGGGTGTGCTGGTTTCGGTCTGGCTGGAACGCAAGATTTCCGCCGCCGTTCAGCAGCGGATCGGTCCGGAATATGCCGGCGCTCTTGGTGTGCTTCAGCCCTTGGCCGACGGCCTCAAGCTGCTGGTCAAGGAAGACATCATTCCGGCGCGGGCCGACAGCCTGCTCTTCACCCTCGGCCCGGTGCTGGTGGTGGTGCCGGTGATCATTTCTTGGCTGATCATTCCCTTTGGTCAGAACCTGCTGATCAGCAACGTGGGCGTTGGGATCTTTCTTTGGATCTCCTTCAGCAGCATTCAGCCGATCGGCTTGTTGATGAGCGGCTATGCCTCTAACAACAAGTACTCGCTGCTCGGGGGACTGCGGGCCGCTGCTCAATCGATCAGCTACGAAATTCCCCTGGCTCTGGCGGTTCTTGCCATCGTGATGATGAGCAACTCGCTGAGCACGGTCGACATCGTGGGCCAGCAGACCGGTGCCGGCATTTTGAGTTGGAACATCTGGCGTCAGCCGGTGGGCTTCCTGATTTTCTGGATCTGTGCACTGGCCGAGTGCGAGCGGCTCCCGTTCGACCTCCCTGAAGCAGAAGAAGAGTTGGTCGCTGGCTACCAGACCGAGTACGCGGGCATGAAGTTCGCCCTCTTCTACCTGGCGGGTTACATCAACCTGGTGCTCTCGGCCGTCCTGGTAAGCGTTCTGTATCTCGGTGGCTGGGGCTTCCCGATCCCTGTGGAGTGGCTGGCCGGCTGGTTGAACCAGCCCATCGATGCACCTGTGGTGCAGGTGATCACGGGCACCGTTGGCATCGTGATGACGGTGTTGAAGGCCTATCTGCTTGTGTTTGTGGCCATCCTGCTGCGCTGGACCACCCCCCGCGTCCGCATTGACCAGCTGCTTGACCTGGGCTGGAAGTTCCTGCTGCCCCTGTCCCTGGTGAATCTTCTGGTGACAGCAGCCCTCAAGCTGGCGTTCCCCGTTGCATTCGGCGGCTAG
- a CDS encoding NADH-quinone oxidoreductase subunit J yields the protein MTIATTTELICFLVLSAVVVVGALGVVLLSNIVYSAFLLGGVFTAVAGLYLLLNASFVAAAQILVYVGAINVLILFAIMLVNKREDLKAIANLTTRRVVSAGVCAGLLALLVRVVVTTPWSLPGPAAVGEEATARIGEHLFTDYLLPFEVASVLLLMAMIGAIVLARRDVLATDVVTGEVADQGLIEKARTPLLMNRAD from the coding sequence ATGACCATCGCGACCACCACCGAGCTGATCTGTTTTCTGGTGCTGTCTGCCGTTGTGGTGGTTGGCGCCCTAGGTGTGGTGCTGCTCAGCAACATCGTCTATTCCGCCTTTCTGCTGGGCGGTGTGTTCACAGCCGTTGCAGGTCTCTATCTATTGCTGAATGCGAGCTTCGTGGCTGCGGCCCAGATCCTGGTGTACGTCGGCGCAATCAATGTGCTGATCCTGTTCGCGATCATGCTCGTGAACAAACGGGAGGATTTGAAGGCCATCGCCAACCTCACCACCCGACGGGTGGTATCGGCCGGCGTCTGCGCCGGCCTCCTGGCTCTCTTGGTTCGCGTTGTGGTCACCACCCCCTGGTCGCTTCCAGGTCCCGCCGCCGTGGGTGAGGAGGCCACCGCGCGCATTGGTGAACACCTGTTCACTGATTACCTCTTGCCGTTCGAGGTGGCTTCAGTGCTGCTGCTAATGGCCATGATCGGCGCCATCGTTCTTGCCCGTCGCGACGTGCTGGCCACCGATGTGGTCACCGGTGAAGTGGCTGACCAGGGCCTGATCGAGAAGGCCCGTACCCCCCTGCTGATGAACCGAGCGGACTGA
- a CDS encoding rhodanese-like domain-containing protein, translating into MGQSQPQPIQASELQQWLQSERLSPQLVDVREAAELAIAPFPSAVLHRPLSQSNEWLATLQSDLQPGQAVVVVCHAGVRSYHFGLWLLDQPWGLEVWNLEGGIDAWSLQVDPSVPRY; encoded by the coding sequence ATGGGCCAATCCCAACCACAACCAATCCAAGCCTCCGAACTGCAGCAGTGGCTGCAAAGTGAGCGGCTTTCACCCCAGCTGGTGGATGTGCGTGAGGCGGCTGAACTCGCAATCGCACCCTTCCCCAGTGCGGTGCTGCATCGACCCCTGAGCCAATCCAATGAATGGCTCGCAACGCTGCAGTCCGACCTCCAACCGGGTCAAGCGGTGGTTGTGGTTTGCCATGCAGGCGTTCGCAGCTACCACTTCGGCCTGTGGCTGCTGGACCAGCCCTGGGGCCTCGAGGTATGGAACCTTGAAGGAGGAATTGATGCCTGGAGCCTGCAGGTGGATCCCAGCGTTCCCCGCTACTAA
- the nuoK gene encoding NADH-quinone oxidoreductase subunit NuoK, translated as MSDLLATLPSLQAYLLVAAMLFCIGVWGLINSRNAVRVLMSIELMLNAVNINLMAFSSFVDGDLIRGQVFAVFVITVAAAEAAVGLAILLSLYRNRVTVDMEQFNLLRW; from the coding sequence ATGAGCGATTTACTAGCCACGCTTCCCTCCCTTCAGGCCTACCTCCTGGTGGCCGCCATGCTGTTTTGCATCGGCGTCTGGGGACTGATCAACAGCCGCAATGCGGTGCGGGTGCTGATGAGCATCGAGCTGATGCTGAATGCGGTGAACATCAATCTGATGGCCTTCTCCTCCTTTGTGGATGGCGATCTGATCCGCGGCCAGGTGTTCGCTGTGTTTGTGATCACGGTGGCTGCCGCTGAGGCAGCAGTCGGTCTGGCCATCCTGCTGTCGCTTTATCGCAATCGCGTTACCGTCGACATGGAGCAGTTCAACCTGCTGCGC
- a CDS encoding translation initiation factor: MPKGGWQEFSSADSLQRPSGPAAEPTAKSQQMVRVQPTRGGKGGKTVTVIRGLELDPAGFKTLLKKLKTRIGSGGTAKDGVIELQGDQVDLALELLSKEGYRPKRAGG, encoded by the coding sequence ATGCCGAAGGGAGGCTGGCAGGAATTCAGCAGTGCCGACAGTCTGCAGCGACCGAGCGGGCCTGCGGCGGAGCCCACAGCAAAGTCTCAGCAAATGGTGCGGGTGCAGCCCACCCGCGGCGGCAAGGGGGGGAAGACCGTGACGGTGATCCGTGGCTTGGAACTTGATCCAGCCGGCTTCAAGACCCTGCTGAAGAAGCTCAAAACACGCATCGGCAGTGGCGGCACCGCCAAGGACGGCGTGATCGAACTTCAAGGGGATCAGGTGGATCTGGCGCTCGAGCTGCTCAGCAAGGAGGGGTATCGACCGAAACGGGCTGGGGGTTAG
- a CDS encoding heat-inducible transcriptional repressor HrcA, whose translation MSKPLSLRQEQVLQATVHHYVDTMEPVGSRTLVQRFGIPASSATVRSAMGVLERRGLLHQPHTSAGRIPSPMGYRHYVNALLPEPGVAVQHLERELTGLSLRWAGLDDLLMHVARRLTDFTGLMSLITQPQQENRQLETIRLVPSGDRLLVMLVEANGCASHLNLRLPHGAEDELTAMERWASAQLDQGDLNWDALPRQLQRSGAVLRNALDQPTPTNPTSVVVHGLSRLVSEPEFESTASLKPLLELIDDQPSTLISRGASARVWIGDEHPQPALEACAVVQAPYRCNEGLGHVALVGPMRMAYATARAAVQRVARHLELLLA comes from the coding sequence ATGAGCAAGCCCCTGTCCCTTCGGCAAGAACAGGTGCTTCAGGCGACGGTGCACCACTACGTTGACACCATGGAGCCGGTGGGCAGCCGCACCCTGGTCCAACGCTTTGGCATCCCAGCCAGCTCAGCCACCGTTCGATCTGCCATGGGGGTGCTCGAACGTCGTGGTCTGCTGCATCAACCGCACACGTCAGCCGGACGCATTCCCAGTCCGATGGGATATCGGCACTACGTCAATGCTCTGCTGCCGGAACCCGGCGTTGCCGTTCAGCACCTGGAACGGGAGCTCACCGGCCTCAGCCTGCGTTGGGCAGGTCTGGATGACCTGCTGATGCATGTGGCCAGGCGGCTGACGGATTTCACTGGTCTGATGAGCCTGATCACCCAGCCGCAGCAGGAGAACCGCCAACTGGAGACGATCCGTCTGGTGCCGAGTGGTGATCGACTGCTGGTGATGCTGGTGGAAGCCAATGGTTGCGCCAGCCATCTCAATCTGCGCCTCCCGCACGGGGCCGAAGACGAGCTCACCGCAATGGAGCGCTGGGCGTCAGCACAGCTCGATCAAGGCGACCTGAACTGGGATGCCCTACCCAGGCAACTGCAACGCAGCGGCGCTGTGCTGCGCAACGCCCTCGATCAGCCCACTCCCACCAATCCCACGTCGGTGGTGGTCCATGGTCTCTCAAGACTGGTGAGCGAACCAGAATTTGAGAGCACGGCAAGTTTGAAGCCGTTGCTGGAACTGATCGACGACCAACCCAGCACCTTGATCAGTCGCGGCGCATCCGCACGGGTATGGATCGGCGACGAACATCCCCAGCCAGCGTTGGAGGCCTGTGCCGTGGTTCAGGCCCCATACCGCTGCAACGAGGGACTGGGCCATGTGGCCCTGGTAGGCCCGATGCGAATGGCGTACGCCACGGCACGCGCTGCCGTGCAACGCGTGGCCCGACACTTGGAATTGCTACTGGCTTGA
- a CDS encoding citrate synthase — translation MAQQQTGDLRHARTGIELRPGLDGVPATQSAICDIDGDQGLLTYRGYPMQDLAANSSFLETAFLLIWGELPNREELVEFEHAVQMHRRVSFRVRDMMKCFPASGHPMDALQSSAASLGLFYSRRAIDDPQYIYDAVVRLIAKIPTMVAAFQLIRKGQDPIQPRDDLAYSANFLYMLTEREPDPLAARIFDRCLMLHAEHSLNASTFSARVTASTLTDPYAVVASAVGTLAGPLHGGANEDVLAMLEQVGSPENAGAFLDDAVASKRKVMGFGHREYKVKDPRAVILQSLVEEMFDSFGHDDLYDVARAIEQEAESRLGPKGIYPNVDFYSGLVYRKLGIPRDLFTPVFAIARVAGWLAHWREQLGANRIFRPSQIYSGSQPRSWMPIEERVSAPAA, via the coding sequence GTGGCCCAGCAGCAGACAGGAGACCTGCGTCATGCGCGGACCGGGATCGAGCTGCGGCCAGGCCTCGATGGTGTTCCTGCGACCCAGTCAGCCATTTGCGATATCGATGGAGACCAGGGCTTGCTCACCTATCGCGGCTATCCGATGCAGGATTTGGCGGCGAACAGCAGCTTCCTTGAGACGGCTTTCCTGCTGATCTGGGGAGAGCTCCCCAATCGCGAAGAGTTGGTTGAGTTTGAACACGCTGTGCAAATGCACCGACGTGTCAGTTTCCGGGTGCGGGACATGATGAAGTGCTTCCCGGCCAGCGGCCATCCGATGGATGCCCTGCAATCGAGTGCAGCATCCCTCGGCCTGTTCTATTCCCGCCGGGCCATTGACGACCCGCAATACATCTATGACGCGGTAGTGCGGCTGATTGCCAAGATCCCGACGATGGTGGCGGCGTTTCAGCTGATTCGCAAAGGCCAAGATCCGATTCAGCCTCGGGATGATCTGGCCTACTCCGCCAACTTCCTGTACATGCTCACGGAGCGGGAGCCTGATCCCCTGGCGGCGCGCATTTTTGATCGCTGTTTGATGCTTCATGCCGAGCACAGCCTCAATGCGAGCACCTTCAGTGCCCGTGTCACCGCCAGCACCCTGACGGATCCCTATGCCGTGGTGGCCTCTGCAGTCGGCACCCTGGCAGGGCCGCTCCACGGCGGAGCCAATGAAGATGTTCTCGCCATGCTGGAGCAAGTGGGAAGCCCCGAGAACGCTGGTGCCTTCCTCGACGATGCCGTCGCGTCCAAGCGGAAGGTTATGGGTTTCGGCCACCGCGAGTACAAGGTCAAAGATCCCCGCGCTGTGATCCTGCAGTCGCTGGTTGAGGAAATGTTCGACAGCTTTGGCCATGACGACCTCTACGACGTGGCCCGAGCGATTGAGCAGGAAGCGGAGTCCCGTCTCGGCCCGAAAGGCATCTATCCCAACGTGGATTTCTATTCCGGGCTCGTTTACCGCAAGCTCGGGATTCCCAGGGATCTGTTCACGCCTGTCTTCGCGATCGCCAGGGTCGCCGGCTGGCTGGCCCATTGGCGTGAGCAGCTGGGGGCGAACCGGATTTTTCGGCCCTCGCAGATCTACTCCGGGTCACAGCCACGCTCCTGGATGCCCATCGAGGAGCGAGTTTCGGCTCCGGCCGCCTAA
- a CDS encoding class I SAM-dependent methyltransferase: protein MTTATPPEASTPRWADSSRGLGRFIEGLIGIGLLRRPLFFQARQLIIRTAERNGIPWRARRRELQQAAEPLLAASTTVGLTPPAYYLSRFHAYEQGNLCWQAAAEAEQATDAMALRVWPDDPLQPAEAQTRLRDAIHAVADPLLPASIDCVVDLGCSVGVSTQALARWLNARAAANAVLPPTLIGLDLSPEMLSVARVRDPQGLVHDWRHAAAESTGLATASVDLISLQFVCHELPQAATRAVLAEAFRLLRPGGVLLMVDQDPGSSVLQRLPAPVATLLKSTEPFLEQYFALDLPAALEEAGFRNPSIRACDPRHRVIACLR from the coding sequence ATGACCACCGCCACGCCCCCTGAAGCCTCCACGCCCCGCTGGGCTGATTCCAGCCGCGGCCTTGGTCGCTTTATCGAAGGGTTAATCGGCATCGGTCTGCTCAGGCGTCCACTGTTTTTTCAGGCACGGCAGCTGATCATTCGCACGGCAGAGCGCAACGGCATTCCCTGGCGGGCCCGACGCCGGGAGCTGCAGCAGGCGGCAGAACCGCTGCTGGCTGCCAGCACCACGGTTGGTCTCACCCCGCCGGCCTATTACCTGTCCCGATTTCATGCCTACGAACAGGGCAATCTCTGTTGGCAGGCTGCTGCTGAAGCCGAGCAAGCCACGGATGCCATGGCCCTGCGGGTCTGGCCAGATGACCCGCTGCAGCCCGCTGAGGCGCAGACCCGGCTTCGTGATGCCATCCATGCCGTGGCGGATCCGTTGCTGCCTGCTTCGATCGATTGCGTGGTGGATCTGGGCTGTTCCGTGGGGGTGAGCACCCAGGCCTTGGCCCGTTGGTTGAACGCCCGTGCCGCCGCGAATGCTGTTCTCCCTCCGACGTTGATCGGCTTGGATCTGTCGCCCGAGATGTTGTCGGTGGCCCGCGTGCGCGATCCCCAGGGGCTGGTGCACGACTGGCGCCATGCCGCCGCGGAATCCACCGGCCTGGCCACAGCTTCGGTGGATCTGATCAGCCTGCAGTTCGTCTGTCATGAGCTCCCCCAGGCCGCGACCCGCGCTGTTTTGGCCGAAGCGTTCCGGCTGCTGCGCCCCGGTGGTGTTCTGCTGATGGTGGATCAGGACCCTGGCTCGTCCGTGCTGCAGCGTTTGCCGGCGCCGGTGGCCACATTGCTCAAGAGCACAGAGCCCTTCCTCGAGCAGTATTTCGCCCTGGATTTGCCCGCAGCGCTGGAGGAGGCCGGGTTCCGGAATCCCAGCATCCGTGCCTGCGACCCACGGCACCGTGTGATCGCCTGCTTACGCTGA
- a CDS encoding histidine phosphatase family protein, with translation MPASNSAELVLLRHGIAEPRLAGLDHPDRRLTAAGRQRTQLVMASLVRRGLRLDRLLSSPYLRARQTAELALGAGLASGLALDERLKPGGALETLVTSFDGRVGLVGHEPDLGDLACTLLGCPPGGLVLKKAGVIQLRRSAGKWQLQALLRPALLIDDLGCC, from the coding sequence ATGCCCGCCTCGAACTCGGCTGAACTGGTCCTGCTGCGGCATGGCATCGCTGAACCCCGCCTGGCGGGGCTGGATCATCCGGATCGTCGCCTCACCGCAGCCGGGCGTCAGCGTACGCAGCTGGTGATGGCGTCCCTGGTGCGACGGGGGCTGAGGCTGGATCGCCTGCTCTCCAGTCCTTACCTCCGAGCACGGCAAACGGCTGAACTGGCCCTGGGGGCTGGGCTCGCCTCAGGCCTTGCTCTTGACGAACGCCTCAAGCCAGGAGGAGCCCTCGAAACGTTGGTGACCTCCTTCGATGGACGGGTCGGCCTGGTGGGCCATGAGCCGGATCTGGGGGATCTGGCCTGCACGCTTCTGGGGTGTCCCCCTGGTGGCCTGGTGTTGAAGAAAGCTGGCGTGATTCAGCTGCGTCGTTCTGCGGGAAAGTGGCAGTTGCAGGCCTTGCTCCGACCGGCACTGTTGATTGACGATTTAGGTTGCTGTTAG
- the ndhI gene encoding NAD(P)H-quinone oxidoreductase subunit I, protein MFGFLKQVGDYTRDAVDAARNLAQGFAVTFDHMQRRPVTVQYPYEKLIPSERYRGRIHYEFDKCIACEVCVRVCPINLPVVDWVMNKATKKKELRNYSIDFGVCIFCGNCVEYCPTNCLSMTEEYELAAFDRHSLNYDNVALGRLPTSVTTDPSVVPLRELVYLPAGEFDPHTVPADRPRAGKLPSEVLETLPPPAKPAAKNEGQSSSEDKEGDA, encoded by the coding sequence ATGTTCGGCTTCCTCAAACAGGTCGGTGATTACACCCGGGATGCAGTCGATGCAGCTCGGAATCTGGCCCAAGGCTTTGCGGTCACGTTTGACCACATGCAGCGCCGTCCGGTCACGGTGCAGTACCCCTACGAGAAGCTCATTCCTTCCGAGCGTTATCGGGGCCGAATTCACTACGAATTCGACAAGTGCATCGCCTGTGAGGTGTGCGTCAGGGTGTGCCCGATCAACCTGCCCGTGGTGGATTGGGTGATGAACAAGGCCACCAAGAAGAAGGAGCTTCGCAACTACTCCATCGATTTCGGTGTCTGCATTTTCTGTGGCAACTGCGTGGAGTACTGCCCCACCAACTGCCTTTCGATGACGGAGGAGTACGAGCTGGCGGCGTTTGATCGCCACAGCCTCAATTACGACAACGTCGCCCTTGGACGGCTTCCCACCAGCGTCACCACCGATCCTTCCGTCGTGCCGTTGCGCGAGCTGGTGTATCTCCCTGCAGGAGAGTTTGATCCCCATACCGTGCCTGCCGATCGGCCTCGGGCAGGCAAGCTTCCTTCCGAGGTCCTCGAGACGTTGCCCCCGCCGGCGAAGCCTGCTGCCAAGAATGAGGGACAATCCTCCAGTGAGGACAAGGAGGGCGACGCATGA
- the trpB gene encoding tryptophan synthase subunit beta, whose protein sequence is MTSTLPNASTPDPSSLQPAVRPGAHGRFGRFGGQYVPETLMPALAELEQAAAQAWNDPAFTTELNRLLKNYVGRATPLYEAERLTAHYRRADGGPRIWLKREDLNHTGAHKINNALGQALLALRMGKKRIIAETGAGQHGVATATVCARFGLDCVIYMGAEDMRRQALNVFRMRLLGAKVQPVTAGTATLKDATSEAIRDWVTNVETTHYILGSVAGPHPYPMLVRDFHAVIGEESKQQCQEAFGRLPDVLMACVGGGSNAMGLFHPFVQDTSVRLIGVEAAGDGVATGRHAATITEGRAGVLHGAMSLLLQDSDGQVQEAHSISAGLDYPGVGPEHSYLREIGRAEYAAVTDQQALDALRLVSELEGIIPALETAHAFAWLEQLCPTLGDGTEVVINCSGRGDKDVNTVAEKLGDQL, encoded by the coding sequence GTGACCAGCACCCTGCCCAACGCCAGCACCCCGGATCCCTCGAGCCTGCAGCCAGCGGTCCGTCCCGGCGCCCATGGTCGCTTTGGTCGCTTCGGTGGCCAGTACGTTCCCGAGACCCTGATGCCGGCGCTAGCAGAGCTGGAACAGGCGGCGGCCCAGGCCTGGAACGATCCGGCCTTCACCACTGAGCTGAATCGTCTGCTCAAGAATTACGTCGGTAGGGCCACACCTCTATACGAAGCGGAGCGTCTCACCGCCCATTACCGCCGCGCCGACGGCGGCCCCCGCATCTGGCTGAAGCGGGAAGATCTCAATCACACCGGGGCACACAAGATCAACAACGCCCTGGGGCAGGCCCTGCTGGCGCTGCGCATGGGCAAGAAGCGGATCATCGCCGAGACCGGTGCGGGGCAGCACGGCGTCGCCACGGCCACGGTCTGTGCCCGCTTCGGTCTGGACTGCGTGATCTACATGGGCGCGGAAGACATGCGCCGCCAGGCCCTCAATGTGTTTCGCATGCGTTTGTTGGGCGCCAAGGTGCAACCGGTGACGGCGGGAACAGCCACCCTCAAGGATGCCACCAGCGAAGCCATCCGCGACTGGGTGACCAACGTCGAGACCACCCACTACATCCTTGGATCCGTCGCTGGCCCGCACCCCTATCCGATGCTGGTGCGGGATTTTCATGCCGTGATCGGCGAAGAGTCCAAGCAGCAGTGTCAGGAGGCCTTCGGCCGACTGCCCGATGTGTTGATGGCCTGTGTGGGTGGTGGCTCCAATGCCATGGGCCTGTTCCATCCCTTCGTCCAGGACACGTCCGTTCGTTTGATTGGCGTTGAGGCCGCCGGCGATGGTGTGGCGACCGGCCGTCACGCCGCGACGATCACGGAAGGCCGTGCCGGCGTCCTGCACGGGGCCATGAGCCTGTTGCTTCAGGACAGCGACGGTCAGGTGCAGGAAGCCCACTCCATCAGTGCAGGCCTTGACTACCCCGGCGTCGGCCCTGAGCACAGCTATCTGCGCGAAATCGGCCGAGCGGAATATGCCGCCGTCACCGATCAGCAGGCCCTGGATGCTCTGCGTCTGGTGAGTGAACTCGAGGGAATCATTCCGGCCCTGGAAACCGCCCACGCCTTCGCTTGGCTCGAGCAGCTCTGCCCCACCCTTGGCGATGGCACGGAAGTGGTGATCAACTGCTCGGGCCGCGGGGACAAGGACGTCAACACCGTGGCGGAGAAGCTGGGGGATCAGCTCTGA